The region TAGGTAAAGAGTGGTTAACAACTTCCCGTTATATTTTTGTATTATGTTTCTGTTATTGTTTTTATCCTATTCATGCACTAAGTTTGAATGTTCTTAATGTATATGGAAGATCAGATCTTTTCCTAAGGCTAGAAGTATTTAAAAAAATACTTATTACCCTGTTAATGGTAGCTACTATTAAATTTGGTATAGAATGGATGTGCTGGGGGTTGGTTTTATACTCCGTTATCGCGACTTATATAAATTCAATTTATACAAATAAGTTTTTAGATACAACTTTCATAAAATTGCTGAGTATTATTAGCCCTGCGTTTATAATATCGCTGATTTCTTTTTTTGCATCACATCTAATAATTAATAATTTGTCAAATGAATATCTTAAATTAGGAGGTTTACTACTCGGTTGTTGCGTATATTTTTTGATTTATTATATGCATGATAAAAATACTGTAAAAACAATATATTTTTGGATGAAGCGTGATGGCAAATAGAACAATATCAGTTTCCGTTGTTATTCCAGTTTATAATTGTGAAACAACAATAAAAAAAACCATCGATTCTGTACTTGCGCAGGATAATTTAGATTTCGAGGTTATCATCGTCGATGATGGTTCTACAGATAGAAGCGCTGAAATCATAACTAAATATGAAGATGCGCGCATTCGTTATTTTTACCAAGAAAATAGTGGGATAAGTAGTGCTTTAAATTATGGCATTTCTCAATCTAATGCTGAATTTATTGCTAGAATCGATGGTGATGATGTAGCTTTACCAAACAGACTCAAAGTTCAATATGAAATCCTTAAAAGGAATATTCGAGTATGTCTAGTAGGAACAGCTGTTGATTATATTAATTCCCAGGGAGTCATTATTGGTAGGACTTTTCCTTACATATTTCCCTTTAGCGCATCGAATATATTATTACAGCAAAACTTATATGCCCATCCTTCGGTTATGTTTAGGAAAGATATTTTTCTGAAAGCAGGGGGGTACCCAAATGAATTGTCGGGAATATGTGAAGATTATTATCTCTGGACACGTATGATTAAGTTTGGAAAAATGATTAATTTATCTGAATCTCTAACACAATATCGAATTTCAGAAGGACAAATTACAGATTGGGTGCCTAGTAAAGAATATTACAGGCTTATCAGAAAAATAATATCATGTGATGTCATTGATTCTAGGTTAGTATCTAAGTTAAAAGAAACTAAAGAAAATGACAAACAAGCTAACCTTATAAATTCTAAAAGTATTAAATTTAAGCGGGAGCAAGTAATCAAAAATAATCTGTTCAACAGGATTTATTCCTACCTTATAAAATATAAAGTTTCAAAATGTAATGCAGCGAAGTACGTATGTATAGTAAAGAGTATGATAATTTATTTACGCCATACCCTGAATAAATAATAGGGAAAATTCGTGAACGCCAATTTATTTTTGACTCTTACGTTATTTATAATAAATCCTATGCTGGGTACAATATCTTCGATAATTATACTTGCAAGGATTGAATCTGTTAGTATTTTTTTAATCTCCCTAATGGGAGGAATTACAGCTTATAATCTTGTTCCTTATGAAACAATGGATTTAGCTACACATTATTACAAATTTGAAGCGTTGAAGGAAATTAGCTATTATTCTATCTTTAATGATGGGGTTAATGTTTTATTTTATTATTATATGAAGGTTTTAGGAGACCTCGGCTTCAACAAAGAATGGGTACCTTTTTTTAGCACGTTTTTCGGATACTTTTTTTTATTGACATCCTTGAAAAGAAATTTATCAGAATCTCTACATAATAGCACTAGAATATATTTGTATTTACTTTGGTTTTTGACTATATCCTTTTTATCTTTGAGTAATGGGATCAGAAGTGGGTTGTCAAGCGCATTATTTATTTACGCACTTCAATATGTCTATAATAAAAAAATGTTCAAAGCAATTGTGTGGGGAATAATTTCAACATTAGTACATAGTTTTGTATTTCCTTTATTTTTTATCATAATACTTATAAATTTATTTAATAAACTTTTCTCCAAGAGGACGCTAAAGTTATGCCTCATTGCCTGCATGGTTGTATCAGGGCTTGTCGGTGTTCTTACGATTCTTGAAAGTATAATATCATCACTATCATTCATTCCCTACATTGATCAAATATATAAAATTTATATTGTTGGAGATCGTTGGGGTAGTTCTGCTGAGTTCGATTTAAATACTAGGATTGCACAGTTCATCACTCAATTGCCATTCTTTTTTTCAGTTTTTGTTTTATTGATATCTAATCAAAAAAATATTCTTTTTATAACTGCAATTCTCATTTCATGTATATCAATTATCACATTTCAATTTTGGGTTATTAGTGAGCGTTACCAATATGTTACAATACTAACAACAACGTTTTATTTGCTTTCAAAGGAAAGTACGTTTTTATTACCGAAAAGATTGTTATTCTTAGTTCTATTTATGTTGCAAGTTATTGTTACGG is a window of Enterobacter hormaechei ATCC 49162 DNA encoding:
- a CDS encoding EpsG family protein, which translates into the protein MNANLFLTLTLFIINPMLGTISSIIILARIESVSIFLISLMGGITAYNLVPYETMDLATHYYKFEALKEISYYSIFNDGVNVLFYYYMKVLGDLGFNKEWVPFFSTFFGYFFLLTSLKRNLSESLHNSTRIYLYLLWFLTISFLSLSNGIRSGLSSALFIYALQYVYNKKMFKAIVWGIISTLVHSFVFPLFFIIILINLFNKLFSKRTLKLCLIACMVVSGLVGVLTILESIISSLSFIPYIDQIYKIYIVGDRWGSSAEFDLNTRIAQFITQLPFFFSVFVLLISNQKNILFITAILISCISIITFQFWVISERYQYVTILTTTFYLLSKESTFLLPKRLLFLVLFMLQVIVTAWAFYRFRYMLIPSLAFITYPFLFCFYRTLDLSKLIKV
- a CDS encoding glycosyltransferase family 2 protein encodes the protein MANRTISVSVVIPVYNCETTIKKTIDSVLAQDNLDFEVIIVDDGSTDRSAEIITKYEDARIRYFYQENSGISSALNYGISQSNAEFIARIDGDDVALPNRLKVQYEILKRNIRVCLVGTAVDYINSQGVIIGRTFPYIFPFSASNILLQQNLYAHPSVMFRKDIFLKAGGYPNELSGICEDYYLWTRMIKFGKMINLSESLTQYRISEGQITDWVPSKEYYRLIRKIISCDVIDSRLVSKLKETKENDKQANLINSKSIKFKREQVIKNNLFNRIYSYLIKYKVSKCNAAKYVCIVKSMIIYLRHTLNK